The Cloacibacillus sp. region GTCGACTGATTGTGAAACTTATACTGCGCCTGTTCTTCAACGTAAAGGTCAAGGGCTGGGAAAACTGGGAAAACGCCGGAGAGGGCGTACTGATCGCCCCAAACTACGTCTCGTTCATCGACCCGCTGATACTTGCCGTATTTCTTCCTGCGAAGGTGCCGTTCGCAATAGAACGGCGGCTCACTCAGAAAAGATTTGCGAACCTCTTTCTGCCGATAGCGGATACGCATATACTGGACGCCGATGCGCCGTTCACGCTGAAATATTTTCTTAACCTGCTGAAAAACGGAGGCCGCTGCGTCATATTCCCGGAGCTGCAGCCCACGACCATAGGCAACCCGATGAAGGTCTCGCGCGGCGTGGCGATGATAGCCGACCACACAGACGCAAAAATCCTCCCCATACATATCGAAGGCACACAGCGCACGCCCTTTTCTCGCATACAGCATAAGCGCGGAGTGCGCTTTTTTTCAGACGTAACCATCACAGTTTTTCCGGTGACAAAACTTGAGATACCGAACGACGTGAGCGGCTCTGCCAGAAATGCCGCGGCGGGGCGCGCTCTTGAGCGCATCATGGACGAGGCCTCGCTTGCCTCGCGCCGCAAGGAAAAACCGTTCTGGGACGTACTGCTCGACGCGCGCCGGGAGTTCGGCGGCAGCGTTCGCATCTTCAGCGACGCGGGGGCGAAGCCCGTCACCTACAACGGCTTCATCACGCGCGTTCTGCTAATAGAAGAGGCGTTAAAACAGGAAAACTTAAGCGAGACGAACTTGGGCGTGCTGCTTCCCACCTCTCTTGGCGGCGTAGTGACGCTCTACGCGCTCCAGAAGATGGGCAAAGTGCCCGCCATGCTCAACTTTTCGCTCGGGCCGCGCGCTTTGGTCAACTGCTGCAAAACGGCCTGCCTCAAGACCGTCATATCTTCGCGCAAATTTATAGAAATCGGCAAGCTCGAAGCGCTCACAAACGCCATATCGGAGGCGGGCATACGCATCTTCTGGCTTGAAGACGTAGCTCCGCTCATCACGACGCGCAAAAAATTATCGGCCGCTCTGCGAACGCCGTTTCTGCGTTCCGCGCCGGTAGACCCAGCCGCCGTTGAAAAGCCCGCCGTCATTCTCTTCACCTCAGGCTCCGAAGGCGCGCCAAAGGGCGTCGTGCTCAGCTATAAAAACCTCAACACGAACCACGCGCAGATGTTCACGCGGGTCGACTTCTACCGCTCCGACCGCGTGCTCAACGCGATGCCCATCTTCCATTCGTTCGGCCTGTGCGGCGTCTTCATGCCGGTGTCGCTTGGATTTTTCGTCTACCTCTACCCGACGCCGCTGCACTATAAAAATATCGCCACCATTTGCTACGACGAGCGTATAACGCTGCTCTTTGCGACGGACACCTTCCTTGCCGGATACGCGAAGGCGGCGAACGACAACTACGACTTTGCGACGATGCGCCTTCTCGTGCAGGGCGGCGAAAAACTGAAGCCCTCGACGCAGCAGACGTGGTTTGAACGCTTCAACGTCCGCATAACGGAGGGCTACGGCGTAACGGAGGCCTCTCCGGTGGTCGCCAACAACTACTACGCGCACCACAAGAGCGGCACCGTCGGCACGCTGGTCGCCGGCATGCAGCACCGTCTGGAGCCTGTGGAGGGCGTGCACAAGGGCGGACGGCTCTGGCTGAAGGGCGACAACATCATGCTCGGGTATCTGCGCAGCACGAACCCCGGCGTGCTTGAACCGCCCAAGGACGGCTGGTATGACACGGGCGACATCGTAGACATCGACGACGAAGGCTTCGTCACCATACTAGGCCGTGCGAAACGCTTCGCAAAGATAGGCGGGGAAATGATCTCCCTTGCCGCCGTCGAAGAGGCGATGCAGGAGATATGGCCCGAAGAGCAGCACGCGGTAACGATGGTGCATGGCGCGAACCGCGAGACGCTCACCGCCGTCACCACCAAAAAAGACCTAAAGCGCGACCTCGTGCGCCAGAAATTCGCCGAAATCGGCATGGCGGAGATAGCCATACCGCGCAAAGTCATATATATGGAGACAATCCCCATCCTCGGCAACGGAAAGACGAGCTACGTCGAGCTGGACGAGACGCTGAAAAACATGGCGGCCGAAGAGGAAAAGGCCTGCGAAGGCCAGCCGTGCCAGGAGGATGCGAAGGCGGAGTAGCGTTTCTGCAAACGAAAATATCTAGTGAAATATACGAACGGAGGCGGCGTCGACAGACGGCCGCCTCTAAAATTTTCCGTCTATTCCCATCTTGACATACCTACTCGTAGGTATGTATAATTCA contains the following coding sequences:
- a CDS encoding AMP-binding protein; this encodes MRRLIVKLILRLFFNVKVKGWENWENAGEGVLIAPNYVSFIDPLILAVFLPAKVPFAIERRLTQKRFANLFLPIADTHILDADAPFTLKYFLNLLKNGGRCVIFPELQPTTIGNPMKVSRGVAMIADHTDAKILPIHIEGTQRTPFSRIQHKRGVRFFSDVTITVFPVTKLEIPNDVSGSARNAAAGRALERIMDEASLASRRKEKPFWDVLLDARREFGGSVRIFSDAGAKPVTYNGFITRVLLIEEALKQENLSETNLGVLLPTSLGGVVTLYALQKMGKVPAMLNFSLGPRALVNCCKTACLKTVISSRKFIEIGKLEALTNAISEAGIRIFWLEDVAPLITTRKKLSAALRTPFLRSAPVDPAAVEKPAVILFTSGSEGAPKGVVLSYKNLNTNHAQMFTRVDFYRSDRVLNAMPIFHSFGLCGVFMPVSLGFFVYLYPTPLHYKNIATICYDERITLLFATDTFLAGYAKAANDNYDFATMRLLVQGGEKLKPSTQQTWFERFNVRITEGYGVTEASPVVANNYYAHHKSGTVGTLVAGMQHRLEPVEGVHKGGRLWLKGDNIMLGYLRSTNPGVLEPPKDGWYDTGDIVDIDDEGFVTILGRAKRFAKIGGEMISLAAVEEAMQEIWPEEQHAVTMVHGANRETLTAVTTKKDLKRDLVRQKFAEIGMAEIAIPRKVIYMETIPILGNGKTSYVELDETLKNMAAEEEKACEGQPCQEDAKAE